The Colius striatus isolate bColStr4 chromosome 13, bColStr4.1.hap1, whole genome shotgun sequence genome includes the window ACTCTGTGCTGTGGGACCTGCAGCTTGCGCTACTGCTGCTCGTCCCGAGAGGCCCGCCTGGACCAGGGCCGGTGCCCCAGtgaccagcagcagcccagccccaggcctCCAGTGCCAGGTAAGCTTCCTGCGCTCAAACAGATGGTGGGGGGCAGATCAGATGAGATTTCTTCTCTGGTAGGAACCTTCCCTTGGTGGCATCAGACAGATCCTCTGTTTCTCTGTCCTTCAGAGCTCTGAGCTGTaaccacagcagcagggaggtgtGGAGCCTTGGCACAGCATTCGTTTTGGTGGCTGCATGCACCAGAGCCACTTGGTGCCCTTCAGTGGGATGAGGAAATAACTTGGGGCTTCACTCAAAACAGTTTTCTATCAGTCCTACTCTTCAGAAAAACCTCTAGGCTACTAACAAAGTAACCTAGTAACACCTCTGATGTTCATATCTCTGTGTACTGTTAATGTCCTATTAATGCATGTGGGTACCTCTGAGTAACGTTCTGTACTTAATTTCAGGcttataaaaatgtttctagCCAAAACCAGCTCCCATAAGCAACCCAACAGCAGTTTAGGCATTAATTGTAAAAGTCAACAGGAGCCATGACATCTGAGCACTGGAACAGCTCTTGCCATGGATATTAATGGCAGATGCTATACAACTGACTGGTCTCACCCTCTGTACTTCAGGCTCTTTACTTGCCAGTTTCTAATCTTCTTGCTGcaccaagagaagagttcagaGAGAAACTACTCTGGCCTGCTTCCAGGTGCATGCATGCTTtaaggaacagagaaaaaacataTAACCTAGAATATCTCATGAATGAGTGGTTGGCTAATGTCATTCTTGCATTTTCAGTGCCTGTGTACCTGCCATTCCTCCTTGTTGGGTCTATATTTGTGGCGTTTGTTGTTGGCGGTGCCTGTGTTGGAATTTGCTGCTGCAAATGCTTAAAATCCCAGGATGAGGTACAGCCAAGTGGACTTGCACCTGGCCAGACCTGGCTACTAGAACCTGAGCTTCCTTCTCGCCTCTCCAGTTCCAGTTCTGCTACCAGAAGCTCCCTGAGTAGTGCTCCTCAGACCAGCAACATCTGCATGACTCTAGCTCCATCGCTTCCTATCATCGGGTTAGCTGAAGACAGCCGGTTCTTAAGTCCTCTACCTCCCAGCGGACAACTCCTCCACCCTTCACACACTAACCACAGAATCCCAACTGATCACACTGCAATCATGGCTCCAGCATCTTTCCTTAAAAGAACAATTTACGGACACAGTGCTAACGCCTCCCCTCTTGGGTTAACGCAGGGTGACCAAATGATGTACTCCCAAGGCCACGTCTGAGGGGATGACACATCAGCATACGGCTTTAACTAGATGCTACTTTCCTATTATAAAAAGTAGTTTGGGACTGAAAGGAGGACTTTCAAACATTTGATGCTAGCAGAAAGTGCATcatatctttttgtttttacagctCTGAAGATAACATTTTAGAACTTATTTTAGGTTCTTTACATAACTGGACACTTCAAATGGATGGAGAATTACAGGGTGtggttaaaaacaaaataagactTTAATGAGTTTTTTGAGAATCCCCTGGAAA containing:
- the LOC104560318 gene encoding protein shisa-1-like; its protein translation is MSALSTSPCLTSALPHSPAPAPPLARGSGRPRRKPRERQARRRHRRHLWRGQAGTAAPAAAGPAVVCTPQRFSVLLWPQRCPALGRTLPSPPNTGRHEAVVFQEKVHLFPSVREAIGCGTALNSPGQAGEYCHGWTDSLQRWHRGFQCPERYDGPEATLCCGTCSLRYCCSSREARLDQGRCPSDQQQPSPRPPVPVPVYLPFLLVGSIFVAFVVGGACVGICCCKCLKSQDEVQPSGLAPGQTWLLEPELPSRLSSSSSATRSSLSSAPQTSNICMTLAPSLPIIGLAEDSRFLSPLPPSGQLLHPSHTNHRIPTDHTAIMAPASFLKRTIYGHSANASPLGLTQGDQMMYSQGHV